The proteins below are encoded in one region of Mya arenaria isolate MELC-2E11 chromosome 15, ASM2691426v1:
- the LOC128219880 gene encoding uncharacterized protein LOC128219880 encodes MSNKKVMDEFFLFWVAQLEKHGVTAKPAQIFNCDETGWCGKEESKVKVIAPRTGPVKQRRVLTADHVTALLCVSADGKTTPPCIIYKESFPHRTYREGVPVSDTGYVNTEIFCQWFLRGFIPNCGKERPVVLLMDNHDSHISLPLIQAARANDIVLVGLPSHTTHLLQPLDVHINGPLKQKVSKICNNLGFLRPGVAISKAKLPVIISHALDQTSPSSIKEAFRLSGIFPVDRKQIPDAELVPPTIDVSLPQDTEPIRSCHACGSFIGDNPLVKRGLVPRHLWDILVPPPMPAAPIKKPSAKIVATGRVISSDDILESLKAKETEAAERKVAAETRVKEREEKRKQRLDHEAERLSKRQRREHEKREKDLERENLRRERQTFGRLADKKYTCGLCGIRARVNDEKEGVEWYGCDRAEDCKRSGWYHFSCLSESEQMSLQESLDTGSEWVCLFCSEE; translated from the exons ATGTCCAATAAGAAGGTCATGGATGAATTTTTCCTGTTTTGGGTGGCACAACTTGAAAAACATGGAGTAACTGCAAAGCCAGCACAG atCTTCAATTGCGATGAGACAGGGTGGTGTGGAAAGGAAGAGAGCAAAGTCAAAGTAATTGCTCCGCGTACGGGGCCAGTCAAGCAGAGACGTGTGCTGACGGCCGACCACGTGACGGCCCTTCTTTGCGTGTCTGCAGATGGGAAGACAACGCCACCCTGTATAATTTACAAGGAGAGTTTCCCACACCGCACATACAGAGAGGGTGTGCCCG TGAGTGACACGGGGTATGTGAACACTGAGATCTTCTGTCAGTGGTTTCTGCGTGGGTTTATCCCTAACTGCGGTAAGGAACGCCCCGTTGTTCTCCTCATGGACAACCACGACTCGCATATCAGCTTACCGCTAATACAGGCTGCACGGGCAAACGACATTGTCCTTGTCGGGCTTCCAAGCCACACCACTCACCTTCTACAGCCACTTGACGTTCACATTAATGGTCCATTGAAGCAGAAG GTTTCAAAGATATGCAACAATCTCGGATTCCTGAGACCAGGTGTGGCCATATCGAAGGCGAAGCTACCGGTCATAATTTCACATGCACTCGACCAGACATCTCCTTCCAGCATAAAGGAGGCTTTCAGGCTATCGGGCATCTTCCCAGTGGACAGGAAGCAGATACCAGATGCCGAGCTGGTTCCACCAACCATAGACGTATCTCTACCACAAGATACCGAACCGATCCGTAGCTGTCATGCCTGTGGTAGCTTTATCGGGGATAATCCTCTTGTGAAGAGAGGGCTGGTGCCAAGACATCTTTGGGACATATTAGTGCCACCACCAATGCCGGCTGCCCCGATTAAGAAACCAAGCGCCAAGATTGTGGCGACAGGAAGAGTGATATCGAGCGACGATATATTAGAGTCGTTGAAG GCGAAGGAAACTGAGGCTGCAGAAAGAAAGGTTGCTGCAGAAACACGCGTGAAGGAAAGGGAGGAGAAGAGGAAACAGCGTTTAGATCATGAGGCAGAGCGGTTGTCGAAAAGGCAGCGGAGGGAACATGAGAAAAGGGAGAAAGATTTAGAGCGCGAGAACTTGAGACGTGAAAGACAGACATTTGGTAGACTGGCCGATAAAAAATATACGTGTGGGTTGTGTGGGATTCGGGCAAGAGTGAATGACGAGAAAGAGGGCGTGGAATGGTATGGGTGTGACAGGGCAGAGGATTGTAAACGGAGTGGATGGTATCATTTTAGTTGCCTGAGTGAAAGTGAGCAGATGTCGTTGCAAGAAAGTTTGGATACCGGGAGTGAGTGGGTGTGCTTGTTTTGTTCtgaagaataa